The genomic region TTGTTCTCGTGCCTCAATGCTCCTGCCGCACAAACAGCCGCACATCGCCCGCACCCTATGCACAGCTCGGGAATGTGCACAGGCCTCGAGGTCATCAGACGCTCGATGAACGGCAGGCGCGGAAGAAGCCGCATTGTCCGTGTCTTGGGGAGCTTCACATCAGGGAAAACGTGTTCAGCGGAAAAATCTCCCTCAACATCAGCGGGGTTAAGCTTGCACTCGGGGAAGCCTCTCTTCTTTGCGGCCATGTACAAAGGATAATCTTCCAGCTTTGCGCCGAGCATCCTGCAGAGGTGAAAATCCATAGTCAGCGCGTCAGCACTTCCCCCAATCAGCCCGAACGGGTACGGGTCTCCGCTAGTCGGGCCGTCGCCGTCCATCCCTATAACGCCGTCAAGAAGCGTGAAGCACGGCCTTACTCCCCTGTAAATGTCCAGCAGGAGTGATGCGAACTTCTCGCGGTTCAAGCCTACGTTGTAATGCCAGCCGGCTTTGAGACGGCCGGGAATTGTCCCGAAGAGGTTTTTTGTGCCCATCGTCAGGTACATCTGCCCGTGCGTCTTGAGTTTGGCCAAGCTGATGACTTTATCTGCTTCCAGCACCTGCCTGCTCACCTGAATACGTTTGAAGTCCGCTCCCTCGCTTGCCGGGAGGTCAACCGGGTCTGTGAGCTCGCGGCACTCAATGCCCAGCTCCTCAGCTACCCCGACGAAACCTGCTTTCTCTGCGGCTTTGCGGAAATTGTCGATGCCGGGACTGTCCGCGATGAAGGGAACTCCTCCAGCATCAATCACCAGCTTTGCGGCTGCACGGACTATTGCGGGGTCTGTCGTAACCCTCCGCGCAATGTCGTGCCCTGAGACGAGATTCACCTTCAGGAGAACGCGCTCGCCCTTCTTCACGAACTCAGATATTCCCCCGAAGTGCTCAAAGACTCTCCTTACTGCCGAGTCTATTCCTGCCTGCTCGTAATCGTTTTGTCGTGCAAAAAATACCTTGCTCATGATGTCAGTAACGAAATCGGGAGATGCCCCAGCTCAGGACACCTCCCGCAACCTTTTCGCGAAATTATTTCTCCTAGAACAGCGGAGCAAGCACCAGCGCAACAACCGTCATCAGCTTGATGAGGATGTTCAGCGCAGGACCGGCCGTGTCCTTGAACGGGTCGCCTACTGTGTCGCCGACAACTGCCGCCGCGTGGTTCGGCGAGCCCTTGCCGTTGTAATGCCCTTCCTCGATGTACTTCTTCGCGTTGTCCCACGCACCGCCGGAGTTCGACATGAACAGTGCCATCATTACGCCCGTAACGATTGAGCCGCCCAGAAGTCCGCCGAGTGCCTCTTTGCCGAGCGTGAAGCCGACAATCACGGGAACTGCGATAGCCATCACGCCAGGAATAATCATCTGCGTAAGCGCGGCGTGTGTCGAGATTGAGACGCAGCGTTCATAGTCAGGTTTGCCCGTGCCCTCCATGATGCCGGGAATCTCGCGGAACTGTTTACGGACTTCCTCAATCATTGAGCCTGCCGCCTTGCTGACCGCGTCAATCGACAGCGAGCAGAAGATGAACGGAAGCATTCCGCCGATGAGCAGTCCGACGATGACGTAGGGGTTCATGATGTCGATCTTGTCGATTTTGGCCGCCTGCGAGTACGCCACGAACAGAGCCAGTGCAGTAAGTGCCGCTGAACCAATCGCTAAGCCCTTGCCCATTGCCGCCGTCGTGTTGCCGATTGCGTCGAGGTGGTCGGTAATCTTGCGCACGCCTTCAGGAAGCTCGCTCATCTCAGCGATGCCGCCCGCGTTGTCGGAGATAGGGCCGTATGCGTCAACACTCAGGGAAATTCCCGTGATTGAGAGCATTCCTACTGCGGAGACCGCAACGCCGAACATTCCGGCCAAGTAGTAGCTGATGAGCGTCGCAAGGCAGATAAGCAGCACAGGGATACCCGTCGACATCATACCCAGCGAAATGCCGGAAAGAATGACGGTAGCACTGCCTGTGTCTGACGTTGCCGCAACGTTCTTCACGAAGTGGTAATCACCCGACGTGTAGATTTCCGTAACGTTGCCGATAAGGATTCCGGCGATAACTCCCGACGTAACCGACAGGAACACGCTCATTGAGTTCGAGAAGAAGAACAGGATGCTGAGAATGAACGTACCTGCGATCATAAGTCCGCCTGCTACGAACGTTCCGGTTCTGAGCGCGAATGCAGCATCACCCTCGTCAATGCGCTTCATTACGTTGGGAAGGAGCTTGCAGGCAACTGACCTGACGACTGATGCACCGGCAGCCTTCTGTGAAATCATCATGCATCCGATGATTGACGCGAGAACTCCCAGAGCCGACAGGAACATCGGGAAGCCGATTCCCCACAGGCCAAGTGCTTCGCCGCCCTTTGTGAACGAGAAAGTTGCACCGATGGCCATAGCCGCAAGAATTGAGTTGACGTAGCTCTCGAAGAGGTCTGCACCCATTCCTGCGATGTCGCCTACGTTGTCGCCTACGTTGTCAGCGATTGTTGCGGGGTTGCGCGGGTCATCCTCAGGGATTCCTGCCTCAACCTTGCCGACAAGGTCTGCTCCTACGTCCGCCGCCTTAGTGTAGATGCCTCCGCCGACACGTGCGAACAGTGCGATTGAGCTCGCTCCCATTCCGAACGCAGTCAGTGCAGTTACGTCGTTGAGGAACAGATACGCGACACTGAGGCCGATAAGTCCCAGACCTACGACGACCATTCCGACGATGCTTCCGCCGGAGAACGCAACCTCGAGGGCATCACCGGCAGCACTCGAGAGAACGCCGTCTCCCTCCGGCTCGCTCTTGTCGAGGGCAACTTTCTCCTGTGCCTCGATTCCGGCAAGGGCAGCGTAGGTTGTGCGTCCGTTGGAGTTGGTTGCTACGTACATGCCGATCCATCCGGCTGTTGCACTGCAGGCAGCTCCGAGAACGAACGCGAACGCCGCTCCGAGACCGAGCGCAGAAATCAGCAGGACTGCTACGACTCCGACGAACGGGGCAAGCCATGAGTACTCCTTCTTGAGGAATGCCATAGCTCCCTGATGAATGATTGAGGATAATTCAGCTACGCGGGGATGACCTATCTGGGTCTCTTCGAGCTTCTGGTAGACCGTCCATGCGTACAGTCCGGCCAGAACGCCGAAGACCAGAGTAACGAATACTAGGAAAAGCCACATGAAAATCTTTACCTCCCTGAATGAGTAAAATATTAGGATTGTTCAATTATAGCCTAAAGCCTGAATAATTTTTACGCGGAAAATTGACGGATTAAGCCAGCAATCTCTTTACAGCATGACTCCAGCGCAAAGTGCCCGCTGTTCACAAAATGAATCTGTGCATCAGGTACGTCCCTCCTGAATGCCTCAGCCCCTGCAGGAATGAATGACGGGTCATTTTTCCCCCACACAGCTAACAGCTTGGGCTTGTACGTTCGCAGGTACTCCTGAAACTTTGGGTACAGCTTCACGTTGTTCTGATAGTCGTAGATTAGGTCAGACTGTATTTCGTCGTAGCCCGGCCTTTGCGTGTAATGAATGTCCAGAGTGTAACCGTCCGGCGAAACGCTGCCTTCTTCTGTGCCGAAGGTGTACTGTCCGATTATCGTTTCGGGTGCAAACGCGCTCTTGTACTGCTCGCGGAGTTCGGGTGTCGGGTGTGCCCAGTATTCCGCGCGGGCTTCCCACTTTTTGCCGCGACCTTCTGCGTAAACGTTGCCGTTCTGGCTGATTATTCCCAGAATGGAGGAAGGGTGCTTCATGGCGATTCGGAAGCCTATCGGTGCTCCGTAGTCGAACACGTACATGTAGAACTTGCTGATGTTCAGGGCAGAGATGAACCCGTCAACAACTTCCGCGAGGTTGTCGAAAGTGTATGTGAACTCTCCGCGTGAAGGCATGTCAGACTGTCCGAAGCCCGGATAATCCGGCGCAACAAGGTAGAACTTGTCCTCGAGCATCGGCATCAGGTCGCGGAACATGTGGCTTGCGGAAGGAAAGCCGTGAAGGAGGAGCATTGCGGGTTTTGCCGGGTCTCCTGCCGTGCGGTAAAAGATATTGAGGCCGTCGATGGATATTCTGTTATACTTCATAAAATCATCTCCAACTGAAAGGATGTGCAGATTATAATGCAGTCTGCAAAAATTGATGACGCGCCGGAACTTGTTGTGATTATACAGTGTGAAGATGTCGTAAAGAGGTGCTCTGGCTTCCTGTGCATGAGAGATTTCTACGACAAGGCCGGGAAGTTCGCGGGCTACCCGCCGGAGACACGGTACATGACGATAACCTGCGGAGGATGCTGCGGGAATCTCCTCACCCCCAAGCTCGAGAATCTCGGAATGCGTCTGCGCAAGGAAGGAATCCAGAAGGAAGATGTTGCAGTGCACTTTGCGTCGTGCGTGTGCTCGGACAATGCACACCGCCAGCCCTGCCCGTTCATGAACAGGATGAAGATGCTCTTAGTCCGCAAGGGCTTCGCTAACATTGTGCTGGGAACTCACATTTCGCAGAAGGCGCAGGCCAAGAGGGACGCGGGGATCTACCGTCAGTGGGAGTGAGATAAATGAAGGACAAGTATACTGTTCTGCGTGAATACATAGCCTCATTAGGGAGCGTTGCAGTTGCGTTCTCTGGGGGAGTTGACTCGACGCTTCTGCTCCGTGTCGCTCATGACGTGCTGGGTGATAAGGCCGTCGCTGTAACAATGGTTTCATCTCTTTTCCCCCACAGGGAGCTTGAGGAAGCACGGGCTTTCTGCAGTGCGCTCGGTGCTGAGCAGATAATTCTGACTGTCGACGAACTTGCTATAGACGGCTTCAGGGACAATCCCCCCGACAGGTGCTACCTCTGTAAGCGTTCTCTGTTCACGAACCTTCTGGAGACTGCGAGGGAGCACGGACTCTCTCACGTAGTAGAGGGCTCGAACGTTGATGACTTGGGCGATTACCGTCCCGGCCTCCGCGCAATCGAGGAGCTCGGCATCAAAAGCCCCCTGCGTCATGCCGGACTAACCAAGAACGAGATACGCTCTCTCTCCCGCGAACTTGGCCTGTCGACGTGGGAGAAGCCTTCTTATGCGTGCTTAGCCTCACGTTTCGTTTACGGCGAGAGGATCACGCCCGAGAAGCTCATCATGGTTGAACGCGCGGAAAGCTTCCTGATAGGTCTAGGGTTCAGGCAGATGAGGGTCAGGCTTCACGGTACGCTTGCACGCATCGAGGTTCTGCCTGAAGATTTCAGGAAGGCTGTTGAACTGCGCACACAAATTTACGACGAGCTTAAGGGTTTGGGGTTCTCGTATGTTACCCTTGACCTGCAGGGCTACAGGACCGGCAGCATGAATGACGCTCTCCGCAGTCAGAGCACAGCCCCGCAGTCCTGAGCCATTCCCCGCCGGGATGTCGGCCGAGCGCAATCATTGAGGCAGCCTGAAGGTGCAGGCACTTGACGTTTACGCCGTCAGTCTGCTTCATTCCGCCGATGCCCGAACGCATAACCGAACGGTAAACGCTGGCACGGTACTTCTGCATGAACCTCCGCTGAACTTTTCCCGCAAGCCCGAGCCGTATAACCTGATGAAGCATGTTGTAGCGTCTCCACTCGTGAACGTCCTTTATCGATTTCTCGAGCTCACTTACTCCTCCGCGAGATTCGAGAGTTCCCGCCAGCTTCGTGAGGTACGGGCACACGAGCCAGAACGTCGTCGGGAAAATACGTTTCCCCGTGAACGGACGGCAAACCAGAACCTGAATCCCTCCGAACCTGCACCGCACGCATCCCGCAATCAATGACGGGTCAAACCTCTGCTTGTTGTCCGAGTACCGCGCCGATAACTCTCTGAGCTCCACAGCAAAAACGGGAGACACCCGAAGGCATCCCCCGCAAAAGTTCTTCTTCCTCGTCATCAGTAGTCCCGACCGCCCTGCCTCCGCCTTGACGGACGGCCTGACCTCGATGAATTTCGTGTGTTCAGATCCGTTATCTTGGCCTCGCTGGTCTTCAGGAACGATGCCATCTTCTTCTCGAAAGTGTCGGCTTCTTCCGGGCTGGTCTCGCGGAAAGTCTCCTGCATCGCGCGGAAATCCCTTGTGTCCCGGAACTCACGCTCTCTGGGAGGCCTGCCTTCGCGCGGAGTGAAATCCCTTCCCGACGGACGGGACGGCCGCGACGGAGCAGAACCCGTGCGCTGTGTCCTGTGCTGGAAACCGCCTGCGTGAGCCTGAGGCTGCGGCTGTGTCTGCTTAATGGAAAGGTCTATGCGGCCTCTCTCGTCTATCTTGATCACTTTCGCCTGAACCTTATCCCCTATGTTCAGGACATCAGATATGTTCTTCACGAAGCTGTACGACAGCTCGGAAATGTGTATCATCCCCTTGCGCCCGTTCTTCGCAATTCTCACAAAAGCTCCGTAAGGCATTATCTGCTCAACGGTGCAGTCCACTATTTCCCCTACGCTCAAAATGTCGGCCTCTCCCATGAGAAACTCCTTAATAGTTCGTCAAAGATTGGTTACACCCAACGCCACTCAGGTTTTGCCTGCCCCAGACGGCGGATGAGGTAAAGTCCTTTGGCTTTGCCGTGCCGACTTCCGGGCTTGTACCAGACAAGAAGAGTGCCGCGCTGTTTGTTCAACGCTAATTTTATCACGGCGTTATCAACTATAGGCCAGTACCACGCAATAATAACCTCGTTGCGCAGGACAGCGGGTCTGTTCCTCTGGAACTTCAGCTTGTCTTCCAGCTCTATGGGCATTGCCTGCATCCTCTTCAAGCCTGAAAAGATATTAGTCTTCCGTCTCGGAGGAAGTCCGCGAACCTTCGCGTCATGCTTGGTGTACAGCTTCACCCTGAAGCCCCGCGCAGAAACATCCCCGCGCTTGACCTTGAAGCCCGAGACCGTGCACTTGTGGTCGGCGTGAAGATCTGCTGTGTGGACGGCAACCGCCGTGTCCTGAGTGAGCGTGTACGTGCTGACCGCGCGGCGTGTGGTTCGTGCCTCGACGAGCTCAGTAACGAACGCTTCATCGAGCGTGTGAACCTCGACGTGCTGAGAGGCTTTGCGTGCGATGTAGCCTCTGACGTTGCCGAGCATCAGTCAGCTCCTGCGGCAAGGGCGGACATCAGACGCTGTATTCTCGTGAAGGGCTCGAGCAGGGTCATCGTCTGCGCGCACTCGGTGAGGATTGCTCCGACGGCCTGAACCTCATCCGAGCGTACTCCGTCCGGGAACTCTGCACGTAACGGGTTGCCGTGAGGGTCTGCCTGAATCAGGAACGCTCCGGGCTCTGCAGTGTTCTCGATGCTTCCTGCGGCATCAAGCGGCACGTGAGGAGATTCCTCGAGCAGTACAGTCCTGACCTTCGAGAGCTCGCGCAGAGAGTTGAGGATGTCGCTGTCCTGGCAGATCCACAGGCCGGGTGCTTCTATCGCGTCAAGAAGGCTCTCTAGGATTATCTCCTGCTTGAAGTAAGTGTCCCACGAGTCGCCGTAAAGTATCCGCTCCAGCTTCTTGGGACGAATCAGGTCTGTGTACCGAAAGTCTATTGGTATTCCCCTCGCGTCAGCAACCAGCGCGATGCCTCTGAGCTGTCCTTCTCCTCCCTCAATGACCATGTAGCCGAGAGTATTATTCTGTGAAGCCATGAATGCCTTTCTCCTTAGTGTGGTATGCATAGATTATAACCCTGAGAGCGTGAAAAAATTGTGAGGCTTTGAATTTTTCGAACTTTCTGCTAATCTTACCTGCAAAATTCTACAGACAAACAGGAGGATAAATCAATCATGTACGAAATCGTGTTAATACGCCACGGCGAGTCAGCATGGAACAAAGAGAACCGCTTCACCGGCTGGACAGACGTACCGCTCTCGGAAAAGGGCATAGAGGAAGCACGTTCCGCAGGCCGTCTGCTTAAGGCTGAGGGTTTCGCGTTCGACTACGCGTTCACGTCGGTGCTGAAGAGAGCAATCAAGACTCTGTGGCTCGTCCTTGAGGAGATGGACAGGATGTGGATTCCCGTACAGCACTCGTGGAAGCTCAACGAGAGGCATTACGGAGCGTTACAGGGCCTCAACAAGGCGGACACTGCGGCCAAGTACGGCGACGCTCAGGTGAAGATCTGGCGGCGAAGCTACGACATTCAGCCCCCAGTGCTCACGAAGGAGGACGAGCGTTATCCCGGACATGACCCGCGCTATACCGGCCTCACTGAAGCAGAACTTCCGCTCACAGAGTGCCTCGCCGACACAGTAGCCCGTGTTGTGCCTTTCTGGCAGGAGAGCATCGTGCCTGCGATAAAGTCCGGCAGGAAGATTATCATTGCGGCACACGGAAACTCACTGCGCGCCCTCGTGAAGTACCTCGACAACATTTCGGAGAAGGACATTCTCGAGCTCAACATCCCGACCGGCGTGCCTCTGGTGTACGAGCTTAATGATGACCTTAAGCCGATTTCACACCGCTATCTTGGTGATGCGGCGGCAATCGCGGCGGCACAGGCAGCAGTAGCCTCGCAGGGCAGCGCAAAGAAGTAGCGCAAGGAGGAAGCATCATGCATTTTTCCGACAGAATACAGGCGTTGAAGATCTCGCCAATCCGCAGGCTGATACCTTATGCGGACGCGGCGAAGGCGAAGGGCAAGAAGGTTTATCACCTGAACATAGGACAGCCCGACATCAAGACTCCTGCAGGATACTTTGAGGCAATCCACAACTTCACGACGGACACGATAGCCTACCAGCCCTCGCAGGGTATTCTTCCTCTGCGCGAAGAAGTCGCGAAGTACTATAACGCTCTGGGTGTTCCCTTTGAGCCGAACGACATCTACATCACCTGCGGAGGAAGCGAAGCACTGTCATTCGCGGTGAACATTCTCTGCGATCCCGGCGACGAGCTGTTAGTTCCCGAACCTTTCTACGCGAACTACAACACCTTTGCGCGCCTGTCCCTCGCAAAAATCGTGCCGATTCCGACGAAGGCAGAGACGGGTTTCCACCTTCCGCCTGAAGAAGTCGTCGAGAGCCTGATTACCCCGAGAACCCGCGCGTTCTGGGTGTCGCATCCCTGCAACCCTACGGGAGTTGTGTACACGCCGGATGAAGTCCACATGCTGTGCCGTCTCGCGAAGAAGCACGACCTCTTCGTGATTGCGGACGAGGCTTACCGTGAGTTTGTGTACGAGGCTGATGATTATGTGAGCTTCGGGCAGGTTGAGGACGCACGGGACAGGGTGATAATGATCGACTCTGTGTCGAAGCGTTACAGCGTGTGCGGTGCGCGTATAGGCTGGATAGCCATAAAGAACAAGGAGTTCAACGCGCAGGTGATGAAGCTGTGTCAGGGCAGGCTGAGCGTCTCTGAGGTCGAACAGGTAGGAGTTGCCGCGCTGTACAGGACTACCCCGAAGAGCTACCTTCAGGAGGTCAACAAGGAGTACAAGATGCGCCGCGACGTGATGTACAAGGGGCTTCTTGCAATTGACGGCGTTGTGTGCCACGAGCCTAAGGGAGCATTCTACACGATGGTGAAGCTGCCGGTTGATGACTCGGAGAAGTTCATAATCTGGATGCTGGAGAATTTCGACATTGACGGAGAAACCACGATGGCCGCACCAGGAAGCGGATTCTATGCGCAGCCCGGTCTTGGCCTCGATGAAGTTAGAATGGCATATGTCCTCAAGAAGGAAGACATAGAGAGGGCGTTATACATTCTGAAGAACGCTATAGCTGCTTACCCGGGAAGGGCAGAAGCAATAAGAGCATAGCAATCACTAATCCCCGTCTGAAACATGGCGGGGAATTTCTGTACAAAGGAGGTTTACACGAATGCGCGAAGTCTGTATAATTTCGCAGTTCGCAGTAGCTTAGTCTGTCTTTTCACCGTTTCTTCATTTGCGGAGGGACTTCCGCGATGAAGATAGCCCTTCACCTACACGATTACAGCAATAACATACCTTCTTTCCGCAATACAGACTTCAGGAATCCTCAGCTCGGCAATCCCGGAATATGTGGGACGAGATACGAGTTTATCATGCTGTCCTATGCTCTCGCCAGATTCTCTGATGCTGAAGTCAATCTGTACTGCCATGAAGACAGCAACATCTACCCTGACGGCGTGAAAGTTCATGTTGTCAGCGGCAACCCAGACCTTATCAGGCAGGTCAAGGCCGACGGAAATGATGTAGTTATTCTCAGGGCACAGCCTACTCCCGCGTTCTATGACTTATACGAACGTGCTGCGGAAGCCGGAATCAAGGTTGTCGCTTGGTCTCATAACTACATGCCCTACGACTTGATAAGCTATCTCGGCAGGACAGAGGCGATAAGGCGGATCGTAATGGTCGGACGTGAACACTATGATTATTACCTCGACCATCCTGCTATCATGAAGTCAACGTACATTCACAACATGTATGACGGACGGCACTGCAGGCTGAGGGAGCTTCCGCAGGAACCTGCAGTAGTTTATACAGGCGGGCTGTACGCGGACAAGAGCTTCCACGTCCTAGCCGCAATGTGGAAGGATATTCTGCATGAAGTGCCAGACGCAAAATTCTACGTTATAGGCAGCGGCAGGCTCTATAACAAGTACGCGGAGCTAGGGCCTTACAGGCTGGCTGATGCGAAGTATGAGGCTGTGTTCATGAAGTACCTGACTGAAAGCGGAGAGATACTGCCGTCAGTCAAGTTCATGGGGAATCTCGGAACTGATAAGGTGGAAGTGTATTACAGAACCAGCGTAGGGATCGCCAATTTCGGGATGGAAACGTTCTGCCTTAGTATGCTCGAAATGGAAGGCTGCGGTCTTCCCGTCGTCAATATGGCACATGGAGGTGTGCAGGACGTAATCAAACACGGAACTACAGGTTATCTTGGCCGGAACACGGATGAGATAAAGAAGTACATAATACTTCTGCTGAAGGACAGGGATCTCAACATAAGGCTGGGCAGGCAGGCGAAAGAGTTTGCGGAGAAGGCGTTTTTGCCGGAAGTTCTCGTGAAGCGGTGGCTGAAGCTCTTTGATGATGTCATCAATGGCAGGCCTTGCGAGTACATTCCTCCGTCGGAGCACCGAACAGAACTCAAACGCCTCAAGATCGCCAACCGCTGGCTGAGGCTTCATCATGTTCCAACTGTACCTGTGTCGTCTCTATCCCTCCCTAACATCAAGCATTTCATTAGGAAGCTGCTGCCCGGACCGTATGATATGCTGAAGAGGCTCGTCAAAGGATAAAGAACATCCCCCCGCTCATCAAGGGCAGGGGGATTATTGTTGTCTTGCCTACTTGTTGGTTGCCTCGTCGATAGCCGCGTTCATTGCGCAGACCGCACACTTCTCCTTCTTGCTGTGGGTTGAACCGCACTTCGGGCACGTAACGAGATCGCTCTCCGCCGCAAAAAGCTCTATCCTCTCGCACTCCGGGCACTCGTAGATGTCCACGTGAACCCTGTCAGCTTTCAGGAGCGCGCTTCCCATAGGGTAACCGGCTTCCTTGAGCTTCAACGGTTTATGACAATACACACAGGTTTTTTCTGCCATTTCACAAATCTTCCTTCCCAGTGAAATTTTGTGCAATTATATCACACGGATTATCTGCGCTTAGGATTTCGCGGAAACCATCCCTTTGCGACACGCTCTTCCTGCTTCTTCAGCTCCCCTATGCTCCACAACGAACAGCACCCGAACACCCCCGCAACTCCCGACAGAATCACGTCCTCAACCACGAGCGACACTCCCAACCCTGCCAGTCCCAGCACCAGAAACACCGGCCAGACCCGCGCGCCAAAGTAATACTCGCACTTGATTACGACGGGGTGAAAGATGCCGATTATCACGAAGCATGACAGCCCGATGACCACGCCCGCTACGTTCATGCTAGAACATCGCCTCCTGAAGCCCTAGACACACAACAAGTACCGCGAACACTCCCAGTGCAACAGCAACACTTACTGCCGGACGCAGGAATTTTCCC from Synergistaceae bacterium harbors:
- a CDS encoding DUF4491 family protein, which translates into the protein MNVAGVVIGLSCFVIIGIFHPVVIKCEYYFGARVWPVFLVLGLAGLGVSLVVEDVILSGVAGVFGCCSLWSIGELKKQEERVAKGWFPRNPKRR